The proteins below are encoded in one region of Amycolatopsis acidiphila:
- a CDS encoding SDR family NAD(P)-dependent oxidoreductase — MSRGVLVTGAASGLGRAVALAFAGRGDRVAVHYNSNRTDAEATLKSLPGNGHSILQGDITTSAQQIADAAEEALGGVDVLVNNAAVVTTTATAHPLAETSFEHWQRMWRESVDVNLLGAADMTYCVARHMIGRGVQGHVVNVGSRGAFRGEPDHPAYGATKAALHSMGQSLAVSLAPHGISVASVAPGFIATERVADWLTGERGDALRAQSPFGRVAEPPEIADAIVYLASSQWASGAVLDLNGASYLRT, encoded by the coding sequence ATGAGCCGCGGCGTTCTGGTCACCGGCGCGGCCTCCGGGCTCGGGCGGGCGGTGGCGCTCGCGTTCGCCGGGCGGGGCGACCGCGTGGCGGTGCACTACAACTCCAACCGGACCGACGCCGAGGCCACGCTGAAGTCGTTGCCGGGCAACGGACACAGCATCCTGCAGGGCGACATCACCACGTCCGCCCAGCAGATCGCGGACGCGGCGGAGGAGGCTCTCGGCGGTGTCGACGTGCTGGTGAACAACGCCGCCGTGGTGACCACCACGGCCACCGCGCACCCGCTCGCCGAGACGTCTTTCGAGCACTGGCAACGGATGTGGCGCGAGTCGGTCGACGTCAACCTGCTCGGCGCCGCGGACATGACGTACTGCGTCGCGCGGCACATGATCGGACGCGGGGTCCAGGGGCACGTCGTCAACGTCGGTTCGCGCGGCGCCTTCCGCGGCGAACCGGATCACCCGGCGTACGGCGCGACGAAGGCCGCGCTGCACTCGATGGGCCAGTCGCTCGCCGTTTCCCTTGCGCCACATGGCATCTCGGTCGCGTCGGTGGCACCGGGCTTCATCGCGACCGAGCGCGTCGCCGACTGGCTGACCGGCGAGCGCGGCGACGCACTGCGTGCGCAGAGCCCGTTCGGCCGGGTGGCCGAGCCGCCCGAGATCGCCGACGCGATCGTGTACCTCGCGAGCTCGCAGTGGGCATCAGGTGCCGTCCTCGATCTGAACGGTGCCTCGTACCTGCGGACCTAG
- a CDS encoding GlcG/HbpS family heme-binding protein encodes MAADNFAFVSHTPRLPGLKLAEADWLAQTALAVRAERGFPPLAVAVVDVAGEVIVLRRDDGGMPMTSRIAVAKARTALLTLKPSGLIDLPGGIVDSIQHLYGGDFVPWAGGVLVTDGGSILGAAGASGAHALEDEEAVRTAVQRWQQNRGEGAP; translated from the coding sequence CCGCGCCTCCCCGGACTGAAGCTGGCCGAGGCGGACTGGTTGGCGCAAACGGCTTTGGCGGTCCGTGCGGAGCGCGGCTTCCCTCCGCTGGCGGTGGCCGTCGTCGACGTCGCCGGAGAGGTGATCGTGCTGCGGCGGGACGACGGTGGTATGCCCATGACCAGCCGGATCGCCGTGGCCAAGGCACGGACTGCGTTGTTGACACTGAAGCCCTCCGGCCTGATCGACCTGCCCGGGGGGATCGTCGACAGCATCCAGCACCTCTACGGCGGCGACTTCGTCCCGTGGGCGGGCGGCGTCCTGGTCACCGACGGTGGATCGATCCTCGGTGCCGCAGGCGCATCCGGTGCCCATGCGCTTGAAGACGAAGAGGCGGTGCGGACGGCAGTGCAGCGGTGGCAGCAGAACCGTGGTGAGGGCGCTCCCTAG